Proteins encoded within one genomic window of Pygocentrus nattereri isolate fPygNat1 chromosome 11, fPygNat1.pri, whole genome shotgun sequence:
- the sncb gene encoding beta-synuclein yields MDVFMKGLSKAKEGMAVAAEKTKEGVAVAAEKTKEGVMFVGSKTKDSVATVAEKTKEQASQLGGVVLSGAGNIAAATGLVKKDEFPSDMNPEEFGQEATEEQMGEAMMDPEGEAYDENQQEQTQDYEPEA; encoded by the exons ATGGACGTGTTCATGAAGGGGCTTTCCAAGGCGAAAGAAGGCATGGCGGTGGCCGCGGAGAAAACCAAGGAAGGCGTCGCGGTGGCAGCCGAGAAGACCAAGGAAGGCGTGATGTTCGTGG gCAGCAAGACCAAAGACAGCGTTGCGACGG TGGCTGAGAAGACGAAGGAGCAGGCGTCTCAGCTCGGCGGGGTCGTGCTGTCTGGTGCCGGAAACATCGCCGCAGCCACCGGCCTCGTGAAGAAAGACGAGTTCCCCAGTGACATGAAC CCTGAGGAGTTTGGTCAGGAGGCCACTGAGGAGCAGATGGGGGAGGCAATGATggacccagagggagaagcaTACGACGAGAATCAGCAG